One Arachis hypogaea cultivar Tifrunner chromosome 2, arahy.Tifrunner.gnm2.J5K5, whole genome shotgun sequence genomic window, CATACCTAGTAAATCTTGAGAAACTGGCAACCAAAGGAATCaacttttcttccatgtttgatgCTCTGAAGTGGACTCCACTGCTTCACATTCAGAAACTTGTGTACCCGGGGCTGGTccgggaattttatgcaaacatgcgtTTGATTGATGGCTCAATTCACTCTTATGTCAAACGTGTTTACATGACCCTCAATCCTCAAACAATAGGCGCTACTCTTGGATATGAAGAAGAAGGGCCAAAAGTTTACATGGTTGATAAGTGGGATGATCAAGTAGGCATTGCACAACAAACTGTTTTACAACACATTTGTGCAAATCTCTCTGGTTTGGATGGACTAATTCCAACTCATCGAGCACTCGGCCCTGAAAACTCTCTGTTGCACCGTATCATCACTCACATTCTCACTCCTCAAGGCGGTTCTCATCACAGAGTAACAGTTTCTGATTCTGTCATTTTATTTGCACTTCTTACTTCTTCCCAAATTTCATTTGCTTATGTTATGATACGTCATATGTGGGAAGCAGTGAAAAGTACCAAAAAGGCTAATCTTCCTTATGACATGTTTCTCACATGTATATTTGAGTATTTTAAGGTTGATTTGACTAATGAAACTATTGAGAACAAGATTTCAATGATTAAAGGAGGAGGAATTTCGGGCAAAAAGGGAATATTCCTCAACATCATGCTTTGTACGTAACAAGCAACCAAGTGTTTCTGCAGCTAATGGCAAGCCATCACACTTCTTGACAATCTTTCTGCCTATTTCTTCAAGTGCTACACTCCCATTTGATTCTGAAAAAGATGCATTGTTAGCAAACACTGACCAACAATAGTCTTCTGACAACCCTTTCAGAAAATAAGGGCGACAGTTCTGAACTGCTAGAGCAACATTTTTCCCGCGAGTAGTCAGAAGAACAATACTACCTTTCTTCCCATATTGGAAAGGGGTCATAAAATTACTCCATTTGTCACCATCATCACTCCAAACATCATCATGAACAAGAAAGAACTTCTTCTTGGACAATTCATCTTTCAAAGCATTTTGAAGTGAATTGAAATCATCGATACTACAAGTACCTCCATGGAGCTGCTTTATGACATTCCTTGTAGTCTCAACAACTTCAAACTTGTCTGAAACGTAAACCCATGCTTTCAGATCAAATCCCTTCATGAACTCCTCCTGATTGTTGTACAGCCATTGGGCTAAAGTTGTTTTACCAACCCCACCTATGCCAACAATAGCTATCACAGACAGGTGATGCTCATTGTTGTCATTCAGCATCTTGATTAAGGCCTTCTTGTCATCCTCCCTGCCATACACATTCCCTCTCACAAGAGAATTGGTTGGAGTCCTCCATGATGAGCTACCAGTGGGAATCTTTTCAAGACCAAGGaaatctttttgttttctaaGATTCTCAATTCTTCTAACCACCCATTCCATCTTGTCTACTATGTCATCTCTATCTCGGTTGCTGAAGAAGCTAAGGGACCAGGAAGAACTTGCATTTTTTTGAGTGGTGGCTTTGAGGAGGACAGCATCCAGCAAGTCCTCAGCACAGTAAACAACATCGCGGAGACTATCGAGCCACTTCCTCACAGATGGATTACTGAACTGCTTCATCTCAGCATCAGCAACAAGTCCTTCAGCACCCAACAGAGCAGTCTTCAGCCTTTCAACCAAGTCAGGACCAAGTTTCTTGCTCAAGACCAAGTTGACAGCATCAGTTGTAAGGAGCCTGTCAAAGACAACGTTAATGAAGCCAGAGAGGAAAGCTCCACCAACAAGTGCACCAGCCATGTTATGATCTCAACAACAGAAAATGAATGGATTTGCAGAGAAAGGTAAGAGAACAATGGTTGCAGGGTGTAGTCAACTCAatagaggggttttcttcaaagaAGTTATCCTACATGATATCATGTGGTATCGGTTTCCATGGTAACTATAAAAAATTCGGTATCAGGGGAGTGCTTATCTGGCTCTGCACTAACTCCATTTGTTAATTCTTGTTTGAAAGAAGCAACACATTGTTAAATAGCAAAAATATTAGTGGTGTGGTTTCACTATGATCAACGGACACTAGTCTTTGTGGAAATTATATAAAACTAAGGAGCATGAAGCTGCACATGGATCATGGTATTATGGTAATAATATAAGGTTATAATTTGTTGGCAATAGACATTGGCTTTCACACCTTCACATGTTGATAGCTAGCTTATCTATggtaataatttttgtatttttattagtcTTCTTATgtagtgtttgttttgtttttttatttttgctttctaAATCATGAGAATAGGTGTGAAGTTTAAGAAATCACATGATATTCAAAGCAGTGCTGGTAAGCTTGGCAATCCACCAGAATCCACAAGCATGGTAGCCACCTTCGTATCTTCATGTagaaacaagaaaaggaagaaataaaTAAGCCATCAATCACTGATAGTCGTTTACAAAGATGTTTTTACTTTGTAGGCTTTGTAGTTTGTAGTTCTCATAATTTCTTTGCATAATGACAATTAACAAAAGAATATTCATGTTAGTCTATTCGTCAATAATAAATAACTTCTACTTTATCATGTATAATATTATCTTgtttattagttaataaattttccCCATACCACTTAATTGATTGTGTTCTCACTTGTCAAAGTTCTGCAATGTTATATAATTTCGAGTTCGGATTCCTTACTTTTTTCTGttattaattacttatgttgctatCTGCTAAGGATATCTGGTCTTGTTATGTCTTTCTCTTACAAGTTAGGAGTATCAACTAAGCAACTAAATAGTTATTATGCGCAGTTTcactttctttacaatttctGATAACAAACACATACCTTCTAAGAAATACCATaatgtctatttatttttatgaagagTTGGAAGTTAAAATATTTATTCAACACAAATAACAAACAGTTAATATAATTTCTCTTTGAAAGATGCTCCAAGATAAATTATAGAAGAGATGCAAATGTATAGCTTTTGACATATTAAATGTGTAAAAATTATTTGGTCCTCCATAATGCAAAATTTGTTAATCCATTCcttattatttattcattaaaggaCTTCATTAGCTTACGGATATTCCAACATAGAAAGCAATTGATAGTATTGAGAAGGGGATTGAATCAAATACCATTAAAAAACTTTCTTGCTCAATAAAATCATAATTGCCAGTCTCTTTAAATAATATCACAAATGACTGTGCAATATGAATATAGTTAAGTATCTTAAGTATACAGCAGAATCTATTAATGCAAGATGATCAAAATATGCAAAGAGAGAGTTAGAAAAAAGAGGCACAACAAATTTATACTGGTTCAACTCCAACAATGAGTCTACATCCAATCCACAACCAAAGAGAGATGTTTCATTATATCAATGTTTATTACAAACAATTTCTCACAGAAACACAAACTTCTTAAACAGCACAACCTAAGAACAACAGAACAAGTCTTTTTACCTAGCCTAGGATAAATCACTCTTTGTTTAAAAGAATTGCAGAAAGAGAATGATAAACAAAGTGACACaagtgaaaaagagaaaaactttGCAGTTGTATCGAGACAAGACTAAACGATGAAGAATCTGATTCTCTTTCTCTGATTTGCTTGCTGGTCTACTCTTCCCTTTTTGTAGAGAGTTTTCCTATATATGCGATGATATTTTGAATCATGAAATCTCAGCAGAAGGTgggaaaaaaacaataaatttaattcaTCTATTTGTTAATACATCCGAAGAAATTTTCAAATGTTGGatacagaaaaaaatatattcctgtcttttgatttatatttcatctTAATTcttattgatgagtttggaaaactccattTTTAATtaagtgatgatcaaacattattaatataattaattgcaaaattaaGTTTGGATTAAATGTTGATTGAAATAATTTTGCAATGCAGGTTTATATTGGgccgaacagaaaagaaaaattattgcAAGCCCAATATGCTTATAAGCATTCAGCCTTGTTGAATGTTTCCTATATCAAGTGGCTGAAGCAATTTATGATCATTTGGGCCgaaaattaaatgaaatgatgCAAGCCCAAGTGTGAATTTATTCAGCATTGATTCAAAGATATCCAATGAAGTATGGCtgaattattattcttgttattggGCCAAAATTGAACTATTATTGCTACAAGCCCAAATTGATAATTGTTCCTACATAATTCAatgcttggtccgaaaccaaacttaaaagaaaGCAAATGTATTGCTTCTAGCTTCCGACGGAATCCATTTctagtggaattcaaatttcattaaagtaaagttaatacatgcattggaaacatgagagagattGTCATTGATATGATTGATGGCATTAACGCTACACGCTACTCAGGGAACGAAAAGCAActtctttaatttgtttaattcatTTAATTGCTTCTCTTCCAattattttttctctctcattttttctttcttctctttcggtCATTACCCAGCAAACCATGGAAGCCATGACTAGACACCGAAGAGAGGAAGAAGCACGCaaaaagaccatcacaatgatggcaagaaaacataaaaaatgtagtGGCTGAGATTCTTATCACTTATGGTAAGATATGGTGATAAGATCTTGGCTTTTTCATACCAAAAATGGctgaagaagattcggccagtaaggtgaagatccttggagggatggcttgtctctgattctactcaaccaccacaggaagtagctagagtggctacgtgatggaagagaCAGAGATTagagcagatgaagctatcatcatcatgaagcatcaagggccagaaattcatcttggagagcaagccaaggatggagcgctcggattgatgaagattgatgaccaaggaaggactagaggtaattgcatgttgggttttgcatgagttatctcttttctctctttggccgaaccggtttgcatggagaagaagaagttggcttggtatTTTGGCTTCAActgtggaggcttccccttctataaaaaGGGAGAACAGCCACGGCTTGAAGTAAGGAGAAAGAAGTTAGAGTGCAAGGCATagggttctcagagctacctgagctaacaaattttcttctccttcaatgtattatgttttgtatttttttgtttaattttgtcatgtcttgagtctcatggaaaaaggcaaacagtgagatttgtatgaaaaagccatagagcgaaaaaaggcagagagtgcaaaattaaaagaaaaagccatagatgtccttagagttcctttgtacatctgtgttgtgtatcatgattttgtgggaatccccttgtaagttgggttagcactttacaatctgtaataaaaaagattatagtgaaattctatcattgttgtgatggagactggatgtaggctgcactgcacttagcaactgaaccaggatatatctgggtgtaattttctctctcttatactccatttctgttttctactgcacaagagctaaaactgaaaaatatctcgtgctaagcgacgagacaaaaataaaagtctcgtggctagaaatgagacaaaaataaaaaattctccaGAAGTTGcttcaaagaccagcaagtgttactaaggaaaaaggggctaagattcaaccctcccttctcttagccactgaaaaccatcaattggtatcagagcttggtctcaaagagatcaagctttgcagcttggagaaaagatccagatggcagaaAGCAGTGACTCAATTTTGGTGTCCTACAACCTaacagaaggacagtcaagcaacagaccacctcttttcaatgggaaaaactacagctattggaaggagagaatggagatctttgtgcaagcagtagactacAGACTATGGAAGATTATCCTGGAAGGTCCTCAATTTCCAATCACCACAAGTGCAGAAGGAGTAGTTTCTCTCAAACCTAAAGCACCCTGGACCGAAGAAGATAGAAAGAaagtagagttaaatgccaaggctgtaaatctactcaactgtgctatcaacttcgaggaataccgacgggtatcatgatgcacaacggcaaaggaaatttGGGACAAActgcaaatcactcatgaaggaaccaccattgtgaagaagactcggacagatatgttgaacagagaatatgaaatgtttgaaataaaggaaggagaatctattgatgaattgttcgaacggttcaacaccatcattgttggcttggatgctatgggaataacacattctgattctgtgcttgtgagaagagtgttgagatgcctcactaaagagtgggaaacaaaagccttaatcatttctgagagcagtagtttagattccatgacatatgatgatctgagaggaaacttacttgcttttgaaaatacttatttgagaaaatattcaaaaaagaaaggaattgattTTACATCTGTgactaaccccctggatgatgaatccagtgataattcttctgaaaatgagtttgtgttatTTGCCAAAAAATTTAGGAAAATGATGAAGTCCACGGAGAAAGGCAAAGGAAGCAGCTTTAGGAAACAAAGAAAGGATCTCAGCAAGGTTACATGCTACAACTATAAAGAAAGCGAGCATTTCAAGTCAGATTGCCctaagttgaagaaagaagagaagccaaaaggaagaaagaaaaaggggctgatggcatcatgggaggacttggaaaatgacgcagacagtgatgaagaatccgagaccaagtcacaaccatgtctcatggcagataaCATTGaacaggtagtctttcataaccctaatactgaagatcttcatcttatgataaaccacctttctgaaaaaataagatgttttttgCTTGATAACCAAGATCTTGAAAAACAAATCACCATCCTTAAAGGTGAAAATGATTTTCTCAAGGAATagctaagggaggccgaaactgctactgaacttgttgaagaaaataagcagttaaaagctcaacttaaaagctgtgaaagtaaccattctgttgttgcatatgtaaactgttttaaagagaatgaagagttgctgaaaaagataaaaaatcttgaaaatgacctagccaagttcactcaaagttctgaaaatttaaatcaaattttggctagtcaaaaaccactcTTTGATAAAGCTGGCTTGGGGTTTCAAAAGACTTTCAAATCTGTTGAAAAACCTTGTTTTGgaaatattgcttcatcttctaatgacacaaggtttcaaaacccaacctactttaacaaaatagcaactccaaggttttgtagactatgcaaccGAAATGgccactttcccattcaatgtttctttggtgaaaggattattggtgataaagtttgcaaagttgtttttgattataATGGACtaggacataagagatggtttaacgtgaaaggatccaagaaaatttggatacctaaggtcacttgagcttgttgtgtaggtgtgcctagcatccaaacggaaggaatgtaacaccctaccatacagagtcttatgcttaagtcataattcagaaatggcaaggtattacgacctctaaaataaaaatttagtacgtatagcagtatgaatgattgattataactaggagcctttatagaaaaaggggtaaacaaaaattgcaactcaaaagcgcaacactccgatcgataa contains:
- the LOC112722466 gene encoding putative disease resistance RPP13-like protein 1, which gives rise to MAGALVGGAFLSGFINVVFDRLLTTDAVNLVLSKKLGPDLVERLKTALLGAEGLVADAEMKQFSNPSVRKWLDSLRDVVYCAEDLLDAVLLKATTQKNASSSWSLSFFSNRDRDDIVDKMEWVVRRIENLRKQKDFLGLEKIPTGSSSWRTPTNSLVRGNVYGREDDKKALIKMLNDNNEHHLSVIAIVGIGGVGKTTLAQWLYNNQEEFMKGFDLKAWVYVSDKFEVVETTRNVIKQLHGGTCSIDDFNSLQNALKDELSKKKFFLVHDDVWSDDGDKWSNFMTPFQYGKKGSIVLLTTRGKNVALAVQNCRPYFLKGLSEDYCWSVFANNASFSESNGSVALEEIGRKIVKKCDGLPLAAETLGCLLRTKHDVEEYSLFARNSSSFNH